The Petropleomorpha daqingensis genome includes a window with the following:
- a CDS encoding Nif3-like dinuclear metal center hexameric protein has translation MTATLGEVIAALDARYAPALAEGWDAVGLVCGDPADPVERVVFAVDPVAEVVDEALEAGAQLVVTHHPLFLTAVHGVPADDPKGRVVHRLVRAGAALFVAHTNADRAADVGVNDALAAAVGLVAARPLEPVAPGSRQGLGRVGRVAGEPTLREFAERVARVLPATAGGVRVAGDLGRPVRTAAVCGGSGGSLWEAATAAGADVLLTSDLKHHVVSERQQSTGAALCDVAHFASEWPWLPVAAETLSGDLDGRVEVLVSSRRTDPWTALVEQERS, from the coding sequence ATGACCGCAACGCTCGGCGAGGTCATCGCCGCCCTCGACGCCCGCTACGCCCCCGCGCTCGCCGAGGGCTGGGACGCCGTCGGCCTGGTCTGCGGCGATCCGGCGGACCCGGTCGAGCGGGTGGTCTTCGCCGTCGACCCGGTCGCCGAGGTCGTGGACGAGGCGCTCGAGGCCGGCGCGCAGCTCGTGGTCACCCACCACCCGCTGTTCCTCACCGCGGTGCACGGCGTGCCCGCCGACGACCCCAAGGGCCGGGTGGTGCACCGGCTGGTCCGCGCCGGCGCCGCGCTGTTCGTGGCGCACACCAACGCCGACCGCGCCGCGGACGTCGGCGTGAACGACGCCCTCGCCGCCGCCGTCGGGCTGGTGGCCGCCCGGCCGCTCGAGCCGGTCGCCCCCGGCAGTCGCCAGGGTCTCGGCCGGGTGGGCCGGGTGGCCGGCGAGCCGACGCTGCGGGAGTTCGCCGAGCGGGTCGCCCGGGTGCTGCCGGCGACGGCGGGAGGGGTGCGGGTGGCCGGCGATCTCGGGCGTCCGGTGCGGACGGCGGCCGTGTGCGGAGGCAGCGGCGGCTCGCTGTGGGAGGCGGCCACCGCGGCCGGCGCCGATGTCCTCCTGACGAGCGACCTCAAGCACCACGTCGTCTCAGAACGGCAGCAGTCGACAGGCGCGGCGCTGTGCGATGTCGCACACTTCGCCTCGGAGTGGCCATGGTTGCCGGTCGCCGCGGAGACGCTCTCCGGGGACCTCGACGGTCGGGTGGAGGTGCTCGTCTCCTCGCGGCGGACCGATCCGTGGACCGCTCTCGTGGAACAGGAGAGGAGCTGA
- the mctP gene encoding monocarboxylate uptake permease MctP has product MKDVNVVELVIVVLLFLVVTVMGFAAARWRRAESLMHLDEWGLGGRSFGSWITWFLLGGDLYTAYTFVAVPALMFGAGAAGFFAVPYTVVIYPLVFLVVIRLWSVSHVRGFVTPADFVRSRFGSPTMALLVAITGIVATMPYIALQLVGIEAVLKSMGFTGSGFAAELPLIIAFLVLALYTYNSGLRAPAMIAFVKDTLIYLTIIVAVIVIPGKVGGWGHIFDSAADKFSATGGVILPATGQLGYATLAFGSALALFLYPHSVTGVLAASNRDVLKRNMSALPVYSLALGFIALLGFMAIAAGTKPIGTDGNTIVPELFQSSFPSWFAGIAFAAIAIGALVPAAIMSIAAANLFTRNIWKEYVHKDADSREEARVAKIASLVVKVGAVAAILFIDPQFSIDLQLIGGVIILQTLPSVALGLYTRWMHRGALVAGWVAGMVVGLWMLYEIPKKDPTGAIIKEHFGGSSFPLSKLGLDTKLTIYPGIVSLAVNLLVVVIITLILRAMKVADGVDGTADTDYTAEREDPSFRELPEPLESAPPGVAEEAVRRG; this is encoded by the coding sequence GTGAAGGACGTCAACGTCGTCGAGCTGGTCATCGTCGTCCTCCTCTTCCTCGTCGTCACCGTCATGGGCTTCGCCGCTGCCCGCTGGCGGCGGGCGGAGAGCCTCATGCACCTCGACGAGTGGGGTCTGGGCGGCCGCAGCTTCGGCTCGTGGATCACCTGGTTCCTGCTCGGCGGTGACCTCTACACCGCCTACACGTTCGTCGCCGTCCCGGCGCTGATGTTCGGCGCGGGCGCGGCGGGCTTCTTCGCCGTCCCGTACACGGTCGTGATCTACCCGCTGGTCTTCCTGGTGGTGATCCGGCTGTGGTCGGTCAGCCACGTGCGCGGGTTCGTGACGCCGGCCGACTTCGTCCGCTCGCGGTTCGGCTCGCCCACGATGGCGCTGCTCGTGGCGATCACCGGGATCGTCGCGACGATGCCCTACATCGCCCTGCAGCTGGTCGGCATCGAGGCCGTGCTCAAGTCGATGGGCTTCACCGGCTCCGGCTTCGCCGCCGAGCTGCCGCTGATCATCGCGTTCCTGGTCCTGGCGCTGTACACGTACAACTCCGGGCTGCGGGCCCCGGCGATGATCGCGTTCGTCAAGGACACGTTGATCTACCTGACGATCATCGTCGCGGTGATCGTGATCCCCGGGAAGGTCGGCGGCTGGGGCCACATCTTCGACTCCGCCGCGGACAAGTTCTCCGCCACCGGGGGCGTGATCCTGCCGGCCACCGGCCAGCTGGGCTACGCGACCCTGGCGTTCGGCTCCGCGCTGGCGCTGTTCCTCTACCCGCACTCGGTCACCGGCGTGCTGGCCGCCAGCAACCGCGACGTGCTCAAGCGGAACATGAGCGCGCTGCCGGTCTACAGCCTGGCGCTGGGCTTCATCGCCCTGCTCGGGTTCATGGCCATCGCCGCCGGCACGAAGCCGATCGGCACCGACGGCAACACGATCGTCCCGGAGCTGTTCCAGAGCAGCTTCCCGAGCTGGTTCGCCGGCATCGCGTTCGCCGCGATCGCCATCGGCGCCCTGGTGCCGGCGGCGATCATGTCGATCGCCGCGGCCAACCTGTTCACCCGCAACATCTGGAAGGAGTACGTCCACAAGGACGCCGACTCCCGGGAAGAGGCGCGGGTCGCCAAGATCGCCTCGCTGGTGGTCAAGGTCGGCGCCGTCGCGGCCATCCTCTTCATCGACCCGCAGTTCTCCATCGACCTGCAGCTGATCGGCGGCGTGATCATCCTGCAGACTCTGCCGTCGGTGGCGCTGGGCCTCTACACCCGGTGGATGCACCGCGGCGCGCTCGTGGCCGGCTGGGTCGCGGGCATGGTGGTCGGCCTGTGGATGCTCTACGAGATCCCGAAGAAGGACCCGACCGGGGCGATCATCAAGGAGCACTTCGGCGGGTCGTCGTTCCCGCTGTCCAAGCTCGGCCTCGACACCAAGCTCACGATCTACCCGGGCATCGTGTCGCTGGCCGTGAACCTGCTCGTCGTCGTGATCATCACGCTGATCCTGCGCGCGATGAAGGTCGCCGACGGCGTCGACGGCACGGCCGACACCGACTACACCGCAGAACGGGAGGACCCCTCCTTCCGCGAGCTGCCCGAGCCGCTGGAGTCCGCCCCGCCGGGGGTGGCGGAGGAGGCCGTGCGTCGCGGATAA
- a CDS encoding zinc ribbon domain-containing protein yields the protein MKADHFDQQRLLALADEDVALTQLAHRRRTLPEAAAVDAALEAERALAAALVRAETESRDLEREVKRMEGDVDVVRQRATRDQQRMEAGGLPAREVTALQHELDSLARRQSDLEDQELELMERQEAADSALRSAQEGLQNAEADRARAEQLRDDALAELADATARHEKARADAAAGIPAPLLSLYDRIRQQTGTTGAALLKARQCQGCRIELFGKELAAVRSADPNEVVRCENCGRILVRTAESGL from the coding sequence GTGAAGGCCGACCACTTCGACCAGCAGCGCCTGCTGGCCCTCGCCGACGAGGACGTCGCGCTGACCCAGCTCGCCCACCGGCGCCGCACGCTGCCGGAGGCGGCCGCCGTCGACGCGGCGCTGGAGGCCGAGCGCGCCCTGGCGGCCGCGCTCGTGCGGGCCGAGACCGAGTCGCGCGACCTCGAGCGCGAGGTCAAGCGGATGGAGGGCGACGTCGACGTGGTCCGCCAGCGGGCCACCCGCGACCAGCAGCGGATGGAGGCGGGTGGCCTGCCGGCGCGCGAGGTGACGGCGCTGCAGCACGAGCTCGACTCGCTGGCCCGCCGGCAGAGCGACCTGGAGGACCAGGAGCTCGAGCTCATGGAGCGGCAGGAGGCCGCCGACTCCGCGCTGCGCTCGGCTCAGGAGGGACTGCAGAACGCCGAGGCCGACCGGGCGCGGGCCGAGCAGCTGCGCGACGACGCGCTGGCCGAGCTCGCCGACGCCACGGCCCGGCACGAGAAGGCCCGGGCCGACGCCGCGGCCGGCATCCCCGCTCCGTTGCTGTCGCTGTACGACCGCATCCGCCAGCAGACCGGGACCACCGGAGCCGCGCTGCTCAAGGCGCGGCAGTGCCAGGGCTGCCGGATCGAGCTGTTCGGCAAGGAGCTGGCTGCCGTCCGGTCCGCGGACCCGAACGAGGTCGTGCGCTGCGAGAACTGCGGGCGCATCCTCGTCCGCACGGCCGAGTCCGGCCTGTGA
- a CDS encoding bifunctional RNase H/acid phosphatase, whose translation MTRRLIVEADGGSRGNPGPAGYGALVRDAETGRVLAERAASVGIATNNVAEYGGLVAGLQAAHDLDPEAQVEVRMDSKLVVEQMSGRWKIKHPDMQKLALQAQQLARRMGPIRYTWVPRAQNSAADALANSAMDGKPVHRDAAAEPVTIEDDVQPAPEPQPVVTTLTHLLRHGQTEHTPERRFSGSSDLPLSELGRAEARAAALSLKDRGIDAIVSSPLQRCRQTAAAAAEVLGLPVEVDDDLRELDFGEWEGLSRDEAVARNPLALRRFFAATDVRAPGGESIADVAERVARARRRILTRHAGETVLVVSHVTPIKLLLAAGLGTGAEVVHRVFLEAASLCTVAWSSDGRTSVRLVNDTGHLR comes from the coding sequence GTGACCCGGCGGCTGATCGTCGAGGCGGACGGCGGATCGCGCGGCAACCCAGGGCCGGCCGGTTACGGCGCCCTCGTCCGCGACGCCGAGACCGGCCGGGTGCTCGCCGAGCGGGCGGCGTCGGTCGGCATCGCGACCAACAACGTCGCCGAGTACGGCGGCCTGGTCGCGGGCCTGCAGGCCGCCCACGACCTCGACCCTGAAGCTCAGGTCGAGGTCCGGATGGACTCCAAGCTGGTCGTCGAGCAGATGAGCGGGCGCTGGAAGATCAAGCACCCGGACATGCAGAAGCTCGCGCTGCAGGCCCAGCAGCTGGCCCGCCGGATGGGCCCGATCCGCTACACCTGGGTGCCGCGCGCGCAGAACAGCGCCGCCGACGCCCTGGCCAACAGCGCCATGGACGGCAAGCCGGTGCACCGCGACGCCGCCGCCGAGCCGGTGACGATCGAGGACGACGTCCAGCCCGCCCCGGAACCGCAGCCCGTCGTCACGACGCTGACCCACCTGCTGCGGCACGGGCAGACCGAGCACACGCCGGAGCGTCGGTTCAGTGGCAGCAGCGACCTGCCGCTGTCGGAGCTGGGCCGCGCGGAGGCCCGGGCGGCGGCGCTGTCGCTGAAGGACCGCGGCATCGACGCGATCGTCAGCTCGCCGCTGCAGCGCTGCCGGCAGACCGCCGCGGCCGCCGCCGAGGTGCTGGGCCTGCCGGTCGAGGTGGACGACGACCTGCGCGAGCTCGACTTCGGCGAGTGGGAGGGGCTCAGCCGCGACGAGGCGGTCGCCCGCAACCCGCTGGCGCTGCGGCGGTTCTTCGCCGCGACCGACGTCCGTGCCCCCGGCGGGGAGTCGATCGCCGACGTCGCCGAGCGCGTCGCGCGGGCCCGCCGGCGGATCCTGACCCGGCACGCCGGGGAGACGGTGCTCGTGGTCAGCCACGTCACCCCGATCAAGCTGCTGCTCGCCGCGGGGCTGGGCACCGGCGCCGAGGTCGTGCACCGGGTGTTCCTGGAAGCGGCGTCGCTGTGCACCGTGGCCTGGTCCTCGGACGGCCGGACCAGCGTGCGACTGGTGAACGACACCGGGCACCTGCGCTGA
- a CDS encoding DUF3311 domain-containing protein, which translates to MATASTPPSTPGPQDAAPRRSDRSPWNWLLLIPIVVPLIVPLYNAVDPKWGSFPLFYWLQLAFVALGVATTALVYRMTRRPAAEREAAARAATRDREG; encoded by the coding sequence GTGGCCACCGCCTCGACACCGCCGTCGACGCCCGGACCCCAGGACGCCGCACCGCGGCGCAGCGACCGCAGCCCGTGGAACTGGCTGCTGCTGATCCCCATCGTCGTGCCGCTGATCGTGCCGCTGTACAACGCCGTCGACCCGAAGTGGGGCAGCTTCCCGCTGTTCTACTGGCTGCAGCTGGCGTTCGTCGCCCTCGGCGTCGCGACCACCGCACTCGTCTACCGGATGACCCGCCGCCCCGCGGCCGAGCGGGAGGCCGCCGCCCGCGCGGCCACCCGGGACCGGGAGGGCTGA